A stretch of the Epinephelus fuscoguttatus linkage group LG2, E.fuscoguttatus.final_Chr_v1 genome encodes the following:
- the LOC125900210 gene encoding agouti-related protein translates to MFGSVLLCCISFSLLRLSSSLVHGNIQLDDGPAAARRTDTSYLSDIAERSHAPDPMQEPALLPVDSVEDHFLMDTASYDEDSSAALQLQGRAMRSSRRCIPHQQSCLGYPLPCCDRCDTCYCRFFNAICYCRRVGHDCPPRRT, encoded by the exons ATGTTCggctctgtgctgctctgctgcatCTCCTTCAGTCTGCTGcgtctctcttcttctctggttcATGGAAACATCCAACTGGATGATGGTCCGGCCGCCGCCCGCCGCACCGACACCTCCTACCTGTCAGACATTG CAGAGAGAAGCCACGCCCCCGACCCCATGCAGGAGCCCGCCCTCCTGCCTGTTGACTCAGTGGAGGATCACTTCCTGATGGACACAGCGTCCTACGATGAG GACTCGTCAGCAGCCCTGCAGCTTCAGGGTCGAGCCATGCGTTCATCGCGACGCTGCATCCCCCACCAGCAGTCCTGTCTGGGTTACCCACTGCCCTGCTGTGACCGCTGTGACACCTGCTACTGCCGCTTCTTCAACGCCATCTGCTACTGCCGACGCGTTGGCCACGATTGCCCGCCCAGACGCACCTGA